A window of the Enterobacteriaceae bacterium 4M9 genome harbors these coding sequences:
- the panD gene encoding aspartate 1-decarboxylase encodes MIRTMLQGKLHRVKVTLADLHYEGSCAIDQDFLDAAGILEYEAIDIYNVTNGKRFSTYAISGERGSKIISVNGAAAHCASVGDILIIASYVTMPDSEARSWQPKVAYFDGDNEMKRLAKAIPIQLA; translated from the coding sequence ATGATTCGTACGATGCTGCAAGGCAAACTTCACCGGGTAAAAGTCACGCTGGCCGACCTTCACTATGAAGGCTCCTGCGCTATCGATCAGGACTTTCTTGATGCGGCCGGAATTCTGGAATACGAAGCTATCGACATTTACAACGTCACCAACGGCAAGCGCTTTTCCACCTACGCCATTTCCGGCGAACGTGGCTCGAAGATTATTTCCGTCAACGGTGCCGCAGCACACTGCGCCAGCGTCGGTGATATCCTGATTATCGCAAGCTATGTCACCATGCCGGACAGCGAAGCGCGTAGCTGGCAGCCGAAAGTGGCCTATTTTGACGGCGACAATGAGATGAAACGCCTGGCAAAAGCAATCCCTATACAACTGGCCTGA
- the pcnB gene encoding polynucleotide adenylyltransferase PcnB, with the protein MTHPRCTIFTRVANFCRKVLNREESVAAEQTAQPHITVIPRDRHTISRKDISENALKVLYRLNKAGFEAYLVGGGVRDLLLGQKPKDFDVTTNATPDQVRKLFRNCRLVGRRFRLAHIMFGPEIIEVATFRGHHEEQADRQQSQRGENGMLLRDNIFGSIEEDAQRRDFTINSLYYSAADFTVRDYVGGLNDLQQGTIRLIGDPETRYREDPVRMLRAVRFAAKLNMSICPGSGEPIPRLATLINDVPPARLFEESLKLLQAGHGYETWRQLREYNLLQPLFPVITRYLTERGDSNMERIITQVLKNTDHRLHNNMRVNPAFLFAALFWYPQLEMAQKITQESGLAYYDAFALAMNEVLDEACRSIAIPKRITSLIRDIWQLQLRLSKRQGKRAWKLMEHPKFRAAYDLLELRAEAENNPELQRLAQWWGEFQSAPPPRQKEMVGQLGEDPASRRRQRRPRRRTPTKREGSV; encoded by the coding sequence TTGACACATCCGAGGTGCACTATTTTTACCCGAGTCGCTAATTTTTGCCGCAAGGTGCTGAACCGCGAAGAGAGCGTGGCCGCAGAGCAAACCGCCCAGCCGCACATAACGGTTATCCCGCGCGACAGGCACACTATTTCCCGCAAAGATATCAGCGAAAATGCCCTCAAAGTGCTCTATCGTCTCAATAAAGCAGGCTTTGAAGCCTACCTTGTTGGCGGCGGCGTGCGCGACCTGCTGCTGGGGCAAAAGCCTAAAGACTTTGACGTGACGACCAACGCCACGCCAGACCAGGTGCGTAAACTGTTTCGCAACTGCCGTCTCGTAGGCCGCCGTTTTCGCCTCGCCCACATTATGTTTGGGCCTGAAATTATCGAAGTCGCCACCTTTCGCGGCCACCACGAAGAACAGGCCGACCGCCAGCAGTCCCAGCGCGGCGAGAACGGTATGCTGCTGCGTGACAACATCTTTGGCTCGATTGAAGAAGACGCCCAGCGTCGCGATTTCACCATTAACAGCCTTTACTACAGCGCCGCCGACTTTACGGTGCGCGACTACGTGGGCGGGCTCAATGATTTGCAGCAGGGCACTATTCGCCTGATTGGCGACCCGGAAACCCGCTATCGCGAAGATCCGGTGCGCATGCTGCGCGCGGTGCGCTTTGCCGCCAAGCTGAACATGAGCATTTGCCCAGGTTCCGGCGAGCCAATTCCACGTCTGGCAACGCTTATCAACGACGTGCCGCCGGCGCGCCTGTTTGAAGAATCCCTCAAGCTGTTACAGGCCGGTCACGGCTATGAAACCTGGCGCCAGCTGCGCGAATATAACCTGTTGCAGCCGCTGTTCCCGGTGATTACCCGCTACCTGACCGAGCGCGGTGATTCCAACATGGAACGCATCATTACGCAGGTGCTGAAAAACACCGATCACCGCCTGCACAATAATATGCGCGTGAATCCGGCGTTCCTGTTTGCCGCGCTGTTCTGGTATCCGCAGCTTGAAATGGCGCAGAAGATTACCCAGGAAAGCGGGCTTGCCTATTACGACGCCTTTGCGCTGGCCATGAACGAAGTGCTGGACGAAGCCTGTCGCTCTATTGCTATTCCCAAGCGCATCACCTCGCTGATTCGTGATATTTGGCAGTTGCAGTTGCGCCTGTCCAAGCGCCAGGGCAAACGTGCCTGGAAGCTGATGGAACATCCCAAATTCCGCGCTGCCTACGATCTGCTGGAGCTGCGTGCTGAAGCTGAAAACAACCCTGAGCTACAGCGCCTGGCGCAGTGGTGGGGCGAGTTCCAGTCTGCACCGCCGCCGCGCCAGAAAGAGATGGTCGGCCAGTTGGGTGAAGACCCGGCCAGCCGCCGCCGTCAGCGCCGCCCGCGTCGGCGCACGCCGACTAAACGCGAGGGCAGCGTGTGA
- the thpR gene encoding RNA 2',3'-cyclic phosphodiesterase, translating to MPATRRLFFAIDVPEEIQQQLVDWRAQHFAADAGRPVTAANLHMTLAFLGEVSAQKQQALSALAGRIRQPGFTLTLDDAGHWPRSRVVWLGPKSTPRGLLQLASLLRSQAARSGCAQIPQPFHPHITLYREAYPGVRLPPPGFRWQWQVSEFVLYESLFERGRTRYRPLAHWPLGQTP from the coding sequence ATGCCCGCCACCCGCCGCCTGTTTTTTGCCATTGACGTGCCTGAGGAGATACAGCAACAGCTGGTCGACTGGCGCGCGCAGCATTTTGCCGCCGACGCCGGACGCCCGGTTACGGCGGCCAACCTGCATATGACGCTGGCGTTTCTCGGCGAAGTCAGTGCGCAAAAACAACAGGCACTCTCGGCACTTGCCGGGCGTATCCGCCAGCCGGGGTTTACGCTCACGCTGGATGATGCCGGACACTGGCCACGCTCGCGCGTGGTCTGGCTCGGGCCTAAAAGCACGCCGCGCGGGCTGCTGCAACTGGCATCACTGTTACGCTCGCAGGCGGCCCGCAGCGGCTGTGCTCAAATCCCTCAGCCGTTTCACCCGCATATCACGCTGTATCGTGAGGCTTACCCTGGCGTGCGTTTGCCGCCGCCCGGTTTTCGCTGGCAATGGCAGGTCAGCGAGTTCGTGCTTTACGAATCGTTATTCGAACGCGGACGCACGCGCTATCGCCCACTGGCACACTGGCCGCTGGGACAGACACCTTAA
- a CDS encoding oligogalacturonate lyase → MAKGDVIALNFETFVDNDTQVKVTRLTPTDVVCHRNYFYQKCFTQDGQRLLFAGDFDGNRNYYLLDLKTQQAVQLTEGKGDNTFGGFISTDDSAFFYVKNERDLMKVCLETLEEQIIYTVDDEWKGYGTWVANSACNKLVGIEILKRDWQPLTSWEKFAEFYHTRPTCRLIKVDIRSGELEVIHQDKAWLGHPIYRPFDDSTVGFCHEGPHDLVDARMWLVSEDGSNVRKVKDHAKGESCTHEFWIPDGSAMAYVSYFKGQSERVIYKANPDTLENEEVMVMPPCSHLMSNFDGSLMVGDGCDAPVDVADTDSYTIENDPFLYVLNTKTRSVQKLCKHSSSWKVLDGDRQITHPHPSFTPADDGVLFTSDFEGVPAVYIAELPASYR, encoded by the coding sequence ATGGCTAAAGGTGATGTGATTGCGCTCAACTTTGAAACCTTTGTGGATAACGATACGCAGGTGAAAGTAACGCGCTTAACCCCAACCGATGTTGTTTGCCACCGCAACTACTTTTATCAGAAGTGCTTTACCCAGGATGGGCAACGGCTGCTTTTCGCTGGTGATTTTGACGGCAACCGTAATTACTACCTGCTGGATTTAAAAACACAACAGGCGGTTCAGCTGACAGAAGGTAAAGGGGATAATACCTTTGGTGGGTTTATTTCAACGGATGATAGCGCATTTTTTTATGTCAAAAATGAACGTGACCTGATGAAAGTCTGTCTTGAAACGCTGGAAGAGCAGATTATCTACACCGTAGATGACGAGTGGAAAGGCTATGGAACCTGGGTCGCAAATTCTGCGTGCAATAAACTGGTTGGTATCGAGATTCTCAAGCGCGACTGGCAGCCGTTAACGTCGTGGGAAAAGTTTGCTGAGTTTTACCATACCCGTCCAACCTGCCGTTTAATCAAAGTAGATATTCGTAGCGGTGAGCTGGAAGTGATACATCAGGATAAGGCATGGCTTGGGCATCCTATCTATCGTCCGTTTGATGACTCTACGGTGGGTTTTTGTCATGAAGGCCCGCACGATTTGGTTGATGCACGCATGTGGCTTGTCAGTGAAGATGGTAGCAATGTGCGCAAAGTGAAAGATCATGCAAAAGGGGAGTCCTGCACCCATGAGTTCTGGATCCCGGATGGGAGTGCGATGGCCTATGTCTCATATTTTAAAGGCCAGAGCGAGCGCGTAATTTATAAAGCCAATCCCGATACCCTCGAAAATGAAGAAGTGATGGTGATGCCACCTTGTTCACACCTGATGAGTAATTTTGATGGTTCGTTGATGGTGGGTGATGGTTGCGATGCCCCAGTCGATGTCGCTGATACCGACAGCTACACGATTGAAAACGATCCGTTCCTGTATGTGTTAAATACCAAAACCAGGTCAGTACAGAAACTGTGTAAGCACAGCTCATCCTGGAAGGTGTTGGACGGTGACCGCCAGATAACGCACCCGCATCCTTCATTTACGCCCGCGGATGATGGCGTGCTGTTCACCAGTGATTTTGAAGGTGTACCCGCGGTATATATCGCAGAGCTGCCCGCGTCTTACCGCTAG
- the panC gene encoding pantoate--beta-alanine ligase: protein MLIIETLPLLRQQIRRWRQEGKRIALVPTMGNLHDGHMKLVDTAKASADVVVTSIFVNPMQFDRPDDLARYPRTLQEDCEKLNRRGVDVVFAPTAREVYPHGMEDQTFVEVPVLSSILEGVSRPGHFRGVATVVSKLFNLVQPDVACFGEKDFQQLALIRKMVADMGYDIDIVGVPTLRAKDGLALSSRNGYLTSDQRKIAPGLHKVMQSVAQKLADGARDTDELIAIAEQELNEKGFRADDLQIRDADTLQALNANSQRAVVLVAAWLGQARLIDNVQVTLER from the coding sequence GTGCTGATTATTGAAACCTTACCGCTATTGCGTCAGCAGATTCGCCGCTGGCGCCAGGAAGGCAAACGTATTGCGCTGGTGCCGACCATGGGCAACCTGCACGACGGCCACATGAAGCTGGTCGATACCGCAAAGGCCAGCGCCGACGTGGTGGTCACCAGTATCTTCGTTAACCCGATGCAGTTTGACAGGCCCGACGACCTGGCGCGCTACCCGCGCACCCTGCAGGAAGACTGTGAAAAGCTCAACCGCCGTGGCGTGGACGTGGTGTTTGCGCCTACCGCACGCGAGGTTTATCCGCATGGCATGGAAGACCAGACCTTTGTTGAAGTGCCGGTGCTGTCCAGTATTCTGGAAGGCGTGAGCCGTCCGGGCCACTTTCGCGGCGTGGCGACGGTCGTCAGCAAGCTGTTTAACCTGGTCCAGCCGGACGTAGCCTGTTTTGGTGAAAAAGACTTCCAGCAGCTGGCGCTGATTCGCAAGATGGTGGCCGACATGGGCTATGACATCGATATTGTCGGCGTGCCAACGCTGCGTGCTAAAGACGGCCTGGCACTTAGCTCGCGCAACGGCTATCTCACCAGCGATCAGCGTAAAATTGCGCCTGGGTTGCATAAAGTGATGCAGAGCGTGGCGCAGAAGCTGGCCGATGGCGCACGCGATACCGACGAACTTATCGCTATTGCCGAGCAGGAACTCAACGAAAAAGGCTTTCGCGCCGATGACCTGCAAATCCGCGATGCCGACACACTGCAAGCGCTTAATGCCAACAGCCAGCGCGCCGTTGTGCTGGTCGCCGCCTGGCTTGGTCAGGCGCGTCTTATCGACAATGTGCAGGTCACACTTGAGCGCTAG
- the dksA gene encoding RNA polymerase-binding protein DksA: MQEGQNRKTSSLSILAIAGVEPYQEKPGEEYMNEAQLAHFRRILEAWRNQLRDEVDRTVSHMQDEAANFPDPVDRAAQEEEFSLELRNRDRERKLIKKIEKTLKKVEDEDFGFCESCGVEIGIRRLEARPTADLCIDCKTLAEIREKQMAG; this comes from the coding sequence ATGCAAGAAGGGCAAAACCGTAAAACATCGTCCCTGAGTATTCTCGCCATCGCTGGGGTGGAGCCGTATCAGGAGAAGCCGGGTGAAGAGTATATGAACGAAGCCCAGCTGGCGCACTTCAGACGCATTCTTGAGGCATGGCGTAATCAGCTGCGGGACGAGGTCGATCGTACCGTATCTCATATGCAGGATGAAGCCGCTAACTTCCCCGATCCGGTGGACCGCGCCGCACAGGAAGAGGAATTCAGCCTCGAACTGCGTAACCGCGATCGCGAACGCAAACTGATCAAAAAGATCGAAAAAACGCTCAAGAAAGTGGAAGACGAAGACTTCGGCTTCTGCGAATCCTGCGGTGTCGAAATCGGCATTCGCCGTCTTGAGGCTCGTCCGACAGCCGATCTGTGCATTGACTGCAAAACCCTTGCGGAAATCCGCGAGAAACAGATGGCCGGTTAA
- the folK gene encoding 2-amino-4-hydroxy-6-hydroxymethyldihydropteridine diphosphokinase — MTLCYIAIGSNLASPLAQASAAVKALGNLPESRLVAVSSFYRTPPLGPQDQPDYLNAVVALETGLEPLALLDHTQHIELEQGRERKDERWGPRTLDLDILLFGNLTLNTPRLTVPHYDMKNRMFMLYPLAEIAPELTFPDGETLHNCLARLPESPPSLW; from the coding sequence GTGACGCTGTGCTACATCGCCATTGGTAGCAATCTGGCCTCGCCGCTCGCGCAGGCCAGTGCCGCGGTTAAGGCGTTGGGCAATCTCCCTGAAAGCCGCCTTGTGGCGGTTTCGTCGTTTTACCGCACCCCGCCGCTTGGCCCACAGGATCAGCCCGATTACCTCAACGCGGTGGTTGCGCTGGAGACGGGGCTTGAGCCACTGGCGCTACTGGACCACACCCAGCACATTGAACTTGAGCAAGGACGCGAGCGTAAAGACGAGCGCTGGGGACCCCGCACACTGGATCTCGACATCCTGCTGTTTGGCAACCTCACACTGAACACGCCGCGCCTGACCGTGCCGCATTACGACATGAAAAACCGCATGTTTATGCTGTACCCGCTGGCCGAGATTGCCCCTGAACTGACGTTCCCGGACGGCGAAACGCTACACAACTGCCTGGCACGCCTGCCAGAGAGTCCTCCATCTTTGTGGTAA
- the sfsA gene encoding DNA/RNA nuclease SfsA: MEFTPALQPATLIKRYKRFLADVITPDGETLTLHCPNTGAMTGCATPGDTVWYSTSASTTRKYPHTWELTQTQNGDTICVNTLRANTVVKEAIGKGLINQLTGYKEILSEVKYGSERSRIDFMLQAQDRVNCYIEVKSVTLAEQNNGFFPDAVTARGQKHLRELMSVARGGERAVLLFAVLHSAIENVAAARHIDNKYAQLLQEAAQNGVEVLAWKAQLNPTEIRLISPLPVSL; this comes from the coding sequence ATGGAATTCACGCCTGCATTGCAGCCTGCGACGCTGATTAAACGCTATAAGCGCTTTCTTGCCGACGTCATCACGCCCGACGGCGAGACACTGACGCTGCACTGCCCGAATACCGGTGCCATGACCGGCTGCGCCACGCCGGGCGACACCGTCTGGTATTCCACCTCTGCCAGCACCACGCGTAAATATCCCCACACCTGGGAGCTGACGCAGACGCAAAATGGCGACACAATTTGTGTCAATACATTACGTGCAAATACGGTTGTCAAAGAAGCAATAGGAAAGGGTCTAATTAATCAACTCACCGGATATAAGGAAATACTCAGCGAAGTAAAATATGGCAGCGAACGCAGCCGAATAGATTTTATGTTACAGGCGCAAGACAGGGTTAACTGCTATATTGAAGTGAAATCAGTCACGCTGGCTGAACAAAATAATGGCTTCTTTCCTGATGCGGTAACTGCGCGTGGGCAAAAGCATTTACGTGAATTAATGAGCGTCGCTCGCGGCGGAGAACGTGCGGTATTGCTATTTGCCGTACTGCATTCGGCTATCGAAAACGTGGCGGCGGCGCGTCATATTGATAATAAATACGCACAACTGTTACAAGAAGCGGCACAAAACGGCGTAGAAGTTCTGGCATGGAAAGCACAATTAAACCCGACGGAAATCAGGCTTATTTCACCGCTGCCCGTCAGCCTCTGA
- the gluQRS gene encoding tRNA glutamyl-Q(34) synthetase GluQRS, protein MQQHHYIGRFAPSPSGELHFGSLIAALGSWLQARSREGRWLVRIEDIDPPREVPGAASTILRQLEHYGLHWDADVLWQSSRHDAYREALAWLHAQGRSYYCDCTRKRIQAQGGFYDGHCRERHLSAEHTATRLRQTQPVLTFHDVLRGEIHADPALAREDFIIHRRDGLFAYNLAVVVDDHFQGVTEIVRGADLIEPTVRQITLYHAFGWQAPDYVHLPLALNEQGCKLSKQNHAPALPTGDPRPLLVEALRFLNQPVSEGWRDMTADALLNEAVIHWTLADVPLNPAFSNASH, encoded by the coding sequence ATGCAACAACATCATTATATTGGGCGTTTTGCTCCTTCTCCATCAGGCGAGCTCCATTTTGGCTCGCTGATAGCTGCCCTTGGCAGCTGGCTCCAGGCGCGCTCCCGTGAGGGGCGCTGGCTGGTGCGCATTGAAGATATCGACCCTCCCCGCGAAGTACCGGGTGCAGCCAGCACCATTTTACGCCAGCTTGAACACTACGGCCTGCACTGGGACGCCGACGTATTGTGGCAGTCCAGCCGCCACGACGCCTATCGCGAGGCGCTCGCCTGGCTACATGCCCAGGGCCGCAGCTATTACTGTGACTGCACGCGCAAGCGTATTCAGGCGCAAGGTGGTTTTTACGATGGCCACTGCCGCGAGCGCCATCTCAGCGCGGAGCATACCGCCACGCGGCTGCGCCAGACACAACCGGTGCTGACCTTTCACGACGTCCTGCGCGGCGAGATTCACGCCGACCCGGCCCTGGCACGCGAAGATTTTATTATTCACCGCCGCGACGGCCTGTTCGCTTATAACCTGGCGGTAGTGGTGGACGACCATTTCCAGGGCGTAACCGAAATTGTGCGCGGTGCGGATTTAATTGAACCGACGGTGCGCCAGATTACGCTTTACCACGCGTTTGGCTGGCAGGCACCGGACTACGTGCATTTGCCGCTGGCACTCAATGAGCAGGGCTGTAAACTTTCCAAGCAAAACCACGCACCGGCGCTGCCCACAGGCGATCCGCGTCCGCTACTGGTAGAAGCGCTGCGTTTTCTCAACCAGCCCGTAAGCGAGGGCTGGCGCGACATGACAGCCGACGCGTTGTTAAACGAAGCGGTGATCCACTGGACGCTCGCAGATGTGCCATTGAATCCGGCATTCTCAAACGCGTCACACTGA
- the panB gene encoding 3-methyl-2-oxobutanoate hydroxymethyltransferase, translating into MKPTTITHLRELKQQKKKFATITAYDFSFAKLFADEGIGVMLVGDSLGMTVLGYDSTLPVTVDDIAWCTRAVRRGAPACLLLADLPFMAYATPEQACENAAAVMRAGANMVKVEGGRWLVDTVKMLTERAVPVCGHLGLTPQSVNIFGGYKVQGRGDDAAQTLLDDALALEAAGAQLLVLECVPAELATRVSNALSIPVIGIGAGNGTDGQILVMHDALGITGGHIPKFAKNFLAEAGDIRAAVRQYIAEVESGAYPGEEHSFH; encoded by the coding sequence ATGAAACCAACCACCATTACCCACCTGCGCGAGCTTAAGCAGCAGAAGAAAAAGTTCGCCACGATCACCGCCTACGATTTCAGTTTTGCGAAACTGTTTGCCGACGAAGGCATTGGCGTGATGCTGGTGGGTGATTCGCTGGGTATGACGGTGCTGGGTTACGACTCCACGCTGCCGGTCACCGTTGACGATATCGCCTGGTGCACTCGCGCAGTACGCCGCGGCGCCCCCGCTTGCCTGCTGCTGGCTGACCTACCGTTTATGGCGTATGCCACACCCGAACAAGCCTGCGAGAATGCCGCTGCCGTGATGCGCGCCGGGGCCAATATGGTGAAAGTCGAAGGCGGACGCTGGCTGGTGGACACGGTGAAAATGCTCACCGAGCGCGCCGTACCGGTGTGCGGCCATCTGGGCCTGACGCCGCAGTCAGTGAATATTTTTGGCGGCTACAAAGTGCAGGGCCGCGGCGACGATGCGGCTCAGACGCTGCTGGATGACGCACTGGCGCTGGAAGCCGCAGGCGCACAATTGCTGGTGCTGGAGTGTGTCCCGGCAGAGCTTGCCACACGCGTGAGCAATGCCCTGAGCATTCCGGTTATCGGCATTGGAGCCGGTAACGGCACCGACGGCCAGATTCTGGTGATGCACGACGCGCTCGGCATTACCGGGGGCCACATTCCCAAATTCGCCAAAAACTTCCTGGCCGAAGCCGGTGATATCCGCGCGGCCGTGCGCCAGTATATCGCCGAGGTCGAGTCCGGTGCCTATCCGGGCGAAGAACACAGTTTTCACTGA